The following proteins are co-located in the Thermomicrobiales bacterium genome:
- a CDS encoding gamma-glutamyl-gamma-aminobutyrate hydrolase family protein, with product MANSPVIGITSALIAEEQDYGLMYRHRVSADYSEAVLQAGGLPIILPPQDGTIAQLLDLVDGLIFSGGADIDPARYGESDVHPMTYDISDERDRFEIDLLKGAVERDMPVLCICRGIQVLNVALGGSLIQHIDDRVDRALPHRQHEVGIMGSESSHDVTFKAGSLSAEVFGSSSVPVNSLHHQSIAAPAELVQVEGVSSDGVIESVSVPGCRFVLGLQWHPELLFKTMPEQLQPFEALVAAAKANASEPVAALSRS from the coding sequence GTGGCCAATTCGCCCGTCATCGGCATCACCTCTGCCCTCATTGCTGAAGAGCAGGATTACGGTCTCATGTACCGGCATCGCGTCTCCGCCGACTATTCCGAAGCCGTCCTGCAAGCCGGTGGATTGCCCATCATTCTGCCACCGCAAGACGGGACCATCGCCCAGCTCCTCGATCTCGTCGACGGGCTCATCTTTAGTGGTGGCGCAGATATCGACCCAGCACGCTACGGTGAATCCGACGTCCATCCCATGACCTACGACATCAGCGACGAACGCGATCGCTTCGAGATCGATTTGCTGAAGGGCGCCGTCGAGCGGGATATGCCGGTGCTCTGTATCTGCCGCGGCATTCAAGTGCTCAATGTCGCGCTTGGCGGCTCGCTCATTCAGCATATCGACGATCGGGTGGATCGAGCGCTCCCCCACCGGCAGCATGAAGTCGGCATCATGGGCTCGGAATCGAGCCACGATGTCACATTCAAAGCTGGGAGTCTTTCCGCGGAGGTCTTTGGATCTTCCTCCGTCCCGGTGAATTCGCTGCATCATCAGTCGATTGCCGCGCCAGCCGAACTCGTCCAGGTCGAAGGGGTCTCGTCCGACGGCGTCATCGAATCCGTTTCGGTTCCCGGCTGCCGTTTCGTCCTCGGGTTGCAATGGCACCCGGAGCTGCTTTTCAAGACGATGCCCGAGCAGCTGCAGCCGTTCGAGGCGCTCGTGGCAGCGGCGAAGGCGAACGCAAGCGAACCGGTTGCGGCGCTCTCTCGCTCGTAG